One genomic window of Streptomyces sp. NBC_01276 includes the following:
- a CDS encoding regulator — translation MTERPAQRVPNRQLAALIAEAGFSNAGLARRVDQLGLEHGLDLRYDKTSVTRWLRGQQPRGTTPALIAEVFTRRLGRRLSAQDLGLDACAPVYAGLEFAATPEEAVDIASGLWRKDSGSHAELRKIAFTPAGLVVPSRDWLIGRADERVGRGVDPAASRVPAQGRPSVPRQRQIDRGPGQRVTGGDIAALRSVSELFRTLDHAYGGGHARQALVRYLEHEAEPMLRGTYGETTGRRLFAAAADLTRLAGWTSYDIAAHGLAQRYFVQALRLAQAAGDRPYGAYVLVTMSRQAVYLGHGREAVQLARVAQQGVGSGPPPVVQALLHAAEARGHAVLGEVRAATASLVRAERALGAGRPGDDVPHWARAFDEAQLADEFGHCHRDLQQYRAAAQHAERSLQLRAPGFARSRLFCRVVLATARLGLGELDQACALGAEAAQQAGEMRSARAVEYVRDFERRLEPYRDASAVRNYRDRVAAMS, via the coding sequence ATGACGGAACGACCTGCCCAGCGCGTCCCCAACCGGCAGCTCGCGGCGCTGATCGCGGAAGCCGGGTTCTCCAACGCCGGGCTCGCCCGCCGCGTCGACCAGCTGGGCCTGGAACACGGTCTGGACCTTCGCTACGACAAGACGTCCGTGACCCGCTGGCTGCGCGGCCAGCAGCCCCGCGGCACCACCCCGGCGCTCATCGCCGAGGTCTTCACCCGGCGCCTGGGCCGCCGGCTGTCCGCGCAGGACCTCGGACTGGACGCCTGCGCGCCCGTGTACGCGGGACTGGAGTTCGCGGCCACCCCCGAGGAGGCCGTGGACATCGCGAGCGGGCTCTGGCGCAAGGACTCCGGCTCGCACGCCGAGCTCCGCAAGATCGCCTTCACCCCGGCCGGACTCGTGGTGCCCAGCCGCGACTGGCTCATCGGCCGCGCCGACGAACGGGTGGGGCGCGGCGTGGACCCCGCGGCGAGCCGCGTCCCGGCCCAGGGCCGCCCCTCCGTCCCCCGCCAGCGGCAGATCGACCGCGGCCCCGGCCAGCGCGTGACCGGCGGGGACATCGCCGCGCTGCGGTCGGTGAGCGAACTGTTCCGGACCCTGGACCACGCCTACGGCGGCGGCCACGCCCGGCAGGCCCTCGTGCGCTACCTGGAGCACGAGGCCGAGCCGATGCTGCGCGGCACCTACGGCGAGACCACCGGGCGTCGGCTGTTCGCGGCCGCCGCCGACCTGACCCGGCTCGCGGGCTGGACCTCGTACGACATCGCCGCGCACGGACTGGCCCAGCGCTACTTCGTGCAGGCGCTGCGGCTGGCCCAGGCCGCCGGGGACCGGCCGTACGGGGCCTACGTGCTGGTGACGATGAGCCGGCAGGCCGTCTACCTCGGGCACGGCCGGGAGGCGGTGCAGCTGGCCAGGGTCGCCCAGCAGGGCGTGGGATCGGGCCCGCCCCCGGTCGTCCAGGCCCTGCTGCACGCGGCCGAGGCGCGCGGGCACGCCGTCCTCGGCGAGGTGCGGGCGGCCACGGCCTCCCTGGTGCGGGCCGAGCGGGCGCTGGGCGCGGGGCGGCCCGGCGACGACGTGCCGCACTGGGCGCGGGCCTTCGACGAGGCGCAGCTCGCGGACGAGTTCGGGCACTGTCACCGGGACCTCCAGCAGTACCGCGCCGCGGCGCAGCACGCGGAGCGCTCGCTCCAGCTGCGGGCGCCCGGGTTCGCTCGCTCACGGCTGTTCTGCCGGGTGGTGCTGGCCACGGCGCGGCTGGGGCTGGGCGAGCTGGACCAGGCGTGCGCGCTGGGGGCGGAGGCGGCGCAGCAGGCCGGCGAGATGCGGTCGGCGCGCGCGGTGGAGTACGTACGGGACTTCGAACGGCGGCTGGAGCCGTACCGGGACGCCTCGGCGGTGCGGAACTACCGGGACCGGGTGGCGGCGATGTCCTGA
- a CDS encoding FAD-dependent oxidoreductase, protein MLSSAHHVAHHAAHHADVVIVGAGVSGLAAAHHLIAAGVTVSVLESADDPGGRMATASADGFRLDRVGQLLSTSYTEPARTPGLEGLVLRPFAPGVLVHGADGRQQRAAALTPARALASGSLDQARLSAALGRLAALPVDRLLARPERTALAALGSRGLPPRTVNGVLRPLLAALLRDPALTTSSRVADLALRTFARGRLAVPEGGAAALPDLLAAGLPPGTVRTGVRVRSVATNLVTTEDHGDFGCRSVLLATGARAAADLLPGLRVPAFHEVTVIHHATPAPLPWDGSLLLDADPKWPLAHTTVMSAVDPGRAPAGRSLVTTTVHGPPPPARTVASRLARLYDTSTRDWELLAVHHTPEAVPAMPPPYDPRRPVRVLAGLYVCGDHRDSNTVDGALHSARRAATALLRDFGIPLPVRPEPAVPAAA, encoded by the coding sequence GTGCTCAGCAGCGCACACCACGTCGCACACCACGCCGCACACCATGCGGACGTCGTCATCGTAGGAGCCGGAGTCTCAGGACTCGCGGCCGCACACCACCTGATCGCGGCGGGGGTCACGGTCAGCGTCCTGGAGAGCGCCGACGACCCCGGCGGCCGGATGGCCACCGCCTCGGCCGACGGCTTCCGGCTCGACCGGGTCGGCCAGCTCCTCAGCACCTCGTACACCGAACCGGCCCGCACCCCCGGCCTGGAGGGGCTCGTCCTGCGCCCCTTCGCCCCCGGGGTCCTGGTGCACGGCGCCGACGGCCGGCAGCAGCGGGCCGCCGCCCTGACCCCGGCCCGCGCACTGGCCAGCGGCTCTCTCGACCAGGCCCGGCTCAGCGCCGCCCTCGGCCGGCTCGCGGCACTGCCCGTGGACCGGCTGCTCGCCCGGCCCGAGCGCACCGCGCTGGCCGCCCTCGGCTCCCGCGGCCTGCCCCCGCGCACCGTGAACGGAGTCCTGCGGCCCCTGCTCGCCGCGCTGCTGCGCGACCCGGCGCTCACCACCTCCAGCCGCGTCGCCGACCTGGCCCTGCGCACCTTCGCCCGCGGCCGGCTCGCCGTCCCGGAGGGCGGCGCCGCCGCCCTGCCCGACCTGCTGGCGGCCGGCCTGCCGCCCGGCACCGTACGCACGGGGGTCCGCGTGCGGTCGGTGGCGACCAACCTCGTCACCACCGAGGACCACGGCGACTTCGGCTGCCGGTCCGTCCTCCTCGCCACCGGCGCGCGGGCCGCGGCCGACCTGCTGCCCGGACTGCGGGTGCCTGCCTTCCACGAGGTCACCGTCATCCACCACGCGACCCCCGCCCCGCTGCCCTGGGACGGCTCGCTGCTCCTGGACGCCGACCCCAAGTGGCCCCTCGCGCACACCACCGTGATGAGCGCGGTCGACCCCGGCCGGGCACCGGCCGGCCGGAGCCTGGTCACCACCACGGTGCACGGCCCGCCGCCGCCCGCCCGGACGGTCGCCTCGCGCCTGGCCCGGCTCTACGACACCTCGACCCGGGACTGGGAGCTCCTGGCCGTCCACCACACCCCGGAGGCCGTCCCCGCCATGCCCCCGCCGTACGACCCGCGGCGCCCGGTCCGGGTGCTGGCCGGCCTCTACGTGTGCGGGGACCACCGCGACTCCAACACCGTCGACGGCGCCCTGCACTCCGCCCGGCGCGCCGCCACCGCCCTGCTCCGCGACTTCGGCATCCCGCTCCCGGTCCGCCCCGAACCGGCGGTGCCGGCGGCGGCCTGA
- a CDS encoding DUF4191 domain-containing protein, with product MARKSNAETAANPGRLKQIALTYKMTRKADPKVGLIVAGVGIVTFGVFLAIGFLIGHPVYLGILGFLVAFLAMAIIFGRRAESAAFGQMEGQPGAAAAVLDNVGRGWSTTPAVAMNRNQDIVHRAVGKAGVVLIAEGNPNRVKTLLAAEKKKLARIMPDIPVHDFIVGTGEGEVPLKKVRTTLLKLPRVLTGPQITQVNDKLRAMGDLMSNMPVPKGPMPKGMRMPRGGKMR from the coding sequence ATGGCGAGGAAGTCAAACGCAGAGACTGCTGCGAACCCCGGGCGACTGAAGCAGATCGCCCTGACGTACAAGATGACGCGCAAGGCCGACCCGAAGGTCGGTCTGATCGTCGCGGGCGTGGGAATCGTCACCTTCGGTGTCTTCCTTGCGATCGGCTTCCTGATCGGCCACCCGGTCTACCTGGGCATCCTGGGCTTCCTGGTGGCGTTCCTGGCGATGGCGATCATCTTCGGGCGACGGGCCGAGAGCGCTGCCTTCGGGCAGATGGAGGGCCAGCCGGGCGCCGCCGCGGCCGTACTGGACAACGTGGGACGGGGCTGGTCGACCACCCCGGCCGTCGCGATGAACCGCAACCAGGACATCGTCCACCGGGCGGTCGGCAAGGCGGGCGTGGTCCTGATCGCGGAGGGCAACCCGAACCGGGTGAAGACCCTGCTCGCGGCCGAGAAGAAGAAGCTGGCCCGGATCATGCCCGACATCCCGGTCCACGACTTCATCGTCGGCACCGGCGAGGGCGAGGTGCCGCTCAAGAAGGTCCGCACGACGCTGCTGAAGCTGCCGCGCGTCCTGACCGGCCCGCAGATCACCCAGGTCAACGACAAGCTCCGGGCCATGGGCGACCTCATGAGCAACATGCCCGTGCCGAAGGGTCCGATGCCCAAGGGCATGCGGATGCCGCGCGGCGGAAAGATGCGCTGA
- the lipB gene encoding lipoyl(octanoyl) transferase LipB — translation MTELRFVHLGFGPESVEYTEAWDEQRRVHAARFADEVEDTCLLVEHLPVYTAGRRTDPSERPLDGTPVIDVDRGGKITWHGPGQLVGYPIMKLPRPVDVVAHVRRLEDALIRTAAEFGLETTRVEGRSGVWVLGDPVEQRPAIGGLSLDFDPRIGDDEFDARLNGPEYAPSNAGQRREDRKLAAIGIRVAKGVTMHGFSLNVNPDATWFDRIIPCGIRDAGVTSLSYELGREITIAEVLPVVERHLKDVLEQAELKPREIEPAAG, via the coding sequence GTGACTGAGCTTCGGTTTGTCCATCTGGGCTTCGGGCCGGAATCCGTCGAGTACACCGAGGCCTGGGACGAGCAGCGGCGCGTCCACGCCGCCCGCTTCGCGGACGAGGTCGAGGACACCTGCCTGCTCGTGGAGCACCTGCCGGTGTACACGGCCGGCCGGCGCACGGACCCGAGCGAGCGGCCGCTGGACGGCACCCCGGTCATCGACGTGGACCGCGGCGGCAAGATCACCTGGCACGGTCCGGGCCAGCTGGTCGGCTACCCGATCATGAAGCTGCCCCGCCCCGTCGACGTGGTCGCGCACGTCCGCCGTCTGGAGGACGCCCTCATCCGCACCGCGGCCGAGTTCGGCCTGGAGACCACGCGGGTCGAGGGCCGCTCGGGCGTCTGGGTGCTCGGCGACCCCGTGGAGCAGCGTCCCGCGATAGGCGGGCTCTCCCTCGACTTCGACCCCCGGATCGGCGACGACGAGTTCGACGCCCGCCTCAACGGCCCCGAGTACGCGCCGTCCAACGCCGGACAGCGCCGCGAGGACCGCAAGCTCGCCGCCATCGGCATCCGCGTCGCCAAGGGCGTCACGATGCACGGCTTCTCCCTGAACGTGAACCCGGACGCCACCTGGTTCGACCGGATCATCCCCTGCGGGATCCGGGACGCCGGTGTGACCTCGCTCTCCTACGAGCTGGGCCGCGAGATCACCATCGCCGAGGTGCTGCCGGTCGTCGAACGGCACCTGAAGGACGTGCTGGAGCAGGCCGAGCTGAAGCCGCGCGAGATCGAGCCGGCCGCCGGCTGA
- the lipA gene encoding lipoyl synthase yields MSAVAPDGRKMLRLEVRNSQTPIERKPEWIKTRAKMGPEYTKMQALVKGEGLHTVCQEAGCPNIYECWEDREATFLIGGDQCTRRCDFCQIDTGKPEALDRDEPRRVGESVVTMDLNYATITGVARDDLADGGAWLYAETVRQIHQQTAGREGGHTKVELLAPDFNAVPELLEEVFASRPEVFAHNVETVPRIFKRIRPGFRYERSLDVIRQARAYGLVTKSNLILGMGEEREEVSEALKELHEAGCELITITQYLRPSPRHHPVERWVKPAEFVELAKEAEEIGFSGVMSGPLVRSSYRAGRLYGQAMEKRAAV; encoded by the coding sequence GTGTCCGCAGTCGCACCCGACGGACGCAAGATGCTGCGCCTGGAGGTCCGTAACAGCCAGACCCCCATCGAGCGCAAGCCCGAGTGGATCAAGACCCGGGCGAAGATGGGTCCCGAGTACACGAAGATGCAGGCCCTGGTGAAGGGCGAAGGACTGCACACGGTGTGCCAGGAAGCCGGCTGTCCGAACATCTACGAATGCTGGGAGGACCGCGAGGCCACCTTCCTCATCGGTGGCGACCAGTGCACCCGGCGCTGTGACTTCTGCCAGATCGACACGGGCAAGCCCGAGGCCCTCGACCGCGACGAGCCGCGCCGCGTCGGCGAGTCCGTCGTCACGATGGACCTGAACTACGCCACCATCACCGGCGTCGCCCGCGACGACCTGGCGGACGGCGGTGCCTGGCTCTACGCGGAGACCGTGCGCCAGATCCACCAGCAGACGGCGGGCCGCGAGGGCGGCCACACCAAGGTCGAGCTGCTGGCCCCCGACTTCAACGCGGTCCCGGAGCTGCTGGAGGAGGTCTTCGCCTCCCGCCCCGAGGTCTTCGCGCACAACGTCGAGACCGTGCCGCGCATCTTCAAGCGCATCCGTCCGGGCTTCCGCTACGAGCGCTCGCTCGACGTGATCCGGCAGGCCCGCGCCTACGGCCTGGTCACCAAGTCCAACCTGATCCTGGGCATGGGCGAGGAGCGCGAGGAGGTCTCGGAGGCGCTGAAGGAGCTCCACGAGGCCGGCTGTGAGCTCATCACCATCACCCAGTACCTGCGCCCCTCGCCGCGGCACCACCCCGTGGAGCGCTGGGTGAAGCCGGCCGAGTTCGTCGAGCTGGCGAAGGAGGCCGAGGAGATCGGCTTCTCCGGCGTGATGTCCGGCCCGCTGGTCCGTTCCTCCTACCGGGCGGGCCGTCTGTACGGCCAGGCGATGGAGAAGCGCGCGGCGGTCTGA